A single Crateriforma conspicua DNA region contains:
- a CDS encoding exodeoxyribonuclease III — MQLVSWNVNGIRAAMEKGFRDFVVDHQPDMLCLQETKAKPEQVDTSWADDLGYTQIWNPADKAGYSGTSVWTKVAPNKHTLGIGLDHHDREGRVITATFDDFHLVNVYTPNSQRGLKRLDYRMQWDADFLEYLRKLNRRKPVIFCGDLNCSHQEIDLANPKANRKNAGFTDQERAGLDAIATAKFVDSFRVFDDSPDRYTWWTYRNNARERNIGWRLDYFWVAKKFWDRVADAKILDQVFGSDHCPVQLTLKPAST, encoded by the coding sequence AGTTGGTTTCATGGAACGTGAATGGCATCCGCGCCGCGATGGAAAAGGGCTTCCGCGACTTTGTTGTCGACCATCAGCCCGACATGCTGTGCCTGCAAGAAACCAAGGCCAAGCCGGAACAGGTCGACACATCCTGGGCCGACGATCTCGGGTACACCCAAATCTGGAATCCGGCCGACAAGGCGGGCTACAGCGGCACATCGGTGTGGACCAAAGTCGCGCCGAACAAGCACACCCTGGGAATCGGGCTGGATCACCACGACCGCGAAGGCCGAGTGATCACGGCGACGTTTGACGACTTTCATCTGGTCAACGTCTACACGCCGAATTCGCAGCGTGGATTGAAACGGCTGGATTACCGGATGCAGTGGGACGCCGACTTTTTGGAATACCTACGCAAACTGAATCGCCGTAAGCCGGTGATCTTTTGTGGCGATTTGAATTGTTCCCATCAAGAGATCGACTTGGCCAATCCCAAAGCGAATCGTAAGAACGCGGGATTCACCGATCAAGAACGCGCCGGGCTGGACGCGATCGCGACGGCGAAGTTCGTCGATTCGTTCCGTGTGTTTGATGATTCCCCGGATCGCTACACCTGGTGGACGTATCGCAACAACGCCCGTGAACGAAACATCGGTTGGCGTTTGGATTACTTCTGGGTCGCCAAGAAGTTCTGGGACCGGGTTGCCGATGCGAAGATCTTGGACCAGGTGTTTGGATCGGACCATTGCCCGGTCCAATTGACCCTGAAACCGGCGTCGACGTGA
- a CDS encoding alpha/beta hydrolase produces the protein MLTPTKPARAFLPSRFGILAVLFLPALLLTVGCSSEPPGEASVAPDEVRQGDHAMGGRDANAVVMAAPDANLASAEWVDPEPPAAEVAAPDFVEAAPTAAPAMTMESPNSMAVEQLAPSRAPASTMGDAFGEVRLPPHLEDLPAGASHDPESGFATLQVFYATDRAQGSTSLADYRMTGDRNLFLVASMVFFVLLGFSLFQLIRRNGRIATLSMILAGMTGCLTGLVVLMGRANIEKHGVTYTGQRGTLQHGVCEVTVPDTHRRGEVERPSLLRLEFAEDQEKHVVLTQAIELIPEDFHRRLGECIDQTTDRELLLFIHGYNVDFQSAVRRTAQIAVDLPFDGVPICYSWPSQGTLLGYSVDENNVQWTTSHLRQFLMDLVQKTGARSINVVAHSMGNRAMTAAMQQIQLSHPGEKLFDRVVMAAPDVDADYFRRDLAGPLTDLANQVTLYASSDDQALIASKQVHGYPRAGESGDHLVIVPGVETVDVSGIDLSLLGHSYYGDSEFMLRELYDVVQSRLPAWQRESLVGRRLGEKVYWKLVERNAAVVLPSRR, from the coding sequence ATGCTGACACCTACCAAGCCCGCCCGTGCATTTCTGCCGTCCCGATTCGGCATCCTTGCCGTGCTGTTCTTGCCCGCCCTGCTGTTGACCGTCGGGTGCAGTTCCGAGCCGCCCGGTGAAGCGTCGGTCGCCCCTGATGAAGTCCGGCAAGGCGATCACGCCATGGGCGGCCGCGATGCGAATGCCGTGGTGATGGCCGCCCCCGACGCGAATCTCGCTTCCGCAGAATGGGTCGATCCTGAGCCGCCGGCCGCCGAAGTCGCGGCCCCGGATTTCGTCGAAGCCGCACCGACCGCTGCGCCGGCGATGACCATGGAATCGCCGAATTCGATGGCGGTGGAGCAGCTGGCACCGTCACGCGCGCCGGCGTCGACGATGGGCGATGCGTTCGGCGAGGTCCGTCTTCCGCCGCACTTGGAAGACTTGCCTGCCGGGGCCAGCCACGATCCAGAATCGGGTTTCGCCACCTTGCAAGTGTTCTACGCGACCGATCGTGCCCAGGGATCAACATCGCTTGCCGACTATCGCATGACGGGCGACCGGAACCTTTTCTTGGTCGCGTCGATGGTGTTCTTCGTCTTACTGGGATTCAGCCTGTTCCAACTGATCCGCCGCAACGGCCGCATCGCCACGCTGTCGATGATTCTGGCGGGGATGACGGGCTGTTTGACCGGTCTGGTCGTGCTGATGGGACGTGCGAACATCGAAAAACACGGCGTCACCTACACCGGCCAGCGTGGAACGTTGCAGCACGGTGTGTGTGAAGTCACCGTGCCGGATACGCATCGCCGCGGCGAAGTCGAACGCCCCAGTTTGTTGCGGCTTGAGTTCGCCGAAGACCAAGAAAAACACGTTGTTCTAACTCAAGCGATCGAGCTGATTCCCGAAGATTTTCATCGGCGTCTGGGGGAATGCATCGACCAGACGACCGACCGCGAACTGTTGTTATTCATTCATGGCTACAACGTTGATTTTCAATCAGCCGTTCGTCGCACCGCCCAGATCGCCGTCGACTTGCCATTTGACGGCGTGCCGATTTGCTATAGCTGGCCCAGCCAGGGAACGTTGCTGGGTTATTCGGTCGACGAAAACAACGTCCAGTGGACGACCAGCCACTTGCGGCAGTTCTTGATGGACTTGGTGCAAAAAACCGGGGCGCGATCGATCAACGTCGTCGCTCACAGCATGGGCAACCGGGCGATGACCGCGGCAATGCAGCAGATCCAGTTGTCGCATCCCGGCGAAAAACTTTTCGACCGCGTCGTGATGGCGGCCCCGGATGTCGACGCCGACTACTTTCGCCGCGACTTGGCCGGCCCGCTGACGGATTTGGCCAATCAAGTCACGTTGTATGCATCGTCCGACGACCAAGCGTTGATCGCGTCCAAGCAAGTCCATGGATACCCACGTGCGGGCGAAAGCGGCGACCACCTGGTGATCGTCCCCGGCGTGGAAACCGTGGATGTCAGCGGCATCGATCTCAGCCTGTTAGGGCACAGCTACTATGGCGATAGTGAATTCATGCTGAGGGAACTGTACGATGTCGTGCAGTCGCGTTTGCCGGCGTGGCAACGTGAATCCCTGGTCGGCCGCCGATTGGGCGAAAAGGTGTATTGGAAACTGGTCGAACGCAACGCTGCAGTCGTCCTACCATCACGCCGCTGA
- a CDS encoding lipid-binding SYLF domain-containing protein, which produces MSTRFFIGVRYVTAVLVSACLFTSSRANAQMREEQTVQQAQAVLNETMANAATRIPASMLSGAHAVAVIPGVIKGSFVVGARHGRGVLCVRDAAGPWHAPVFITLTGGNVGWQIGVNSSDIVLVFKTAQSVQGILDGKLTLGADVAAAAGPLGGQASAGTDGRLQAEIYSYARTRGLFAGVAIDGSVIKIDQLATGAYYRSAGPGQPVIVPPTAQQLTQSIAALTGTNTPPVAPAGAIPTAPVPGQPAAGLGFVDQFATHESDVLRDELTKIAPELFDLVDPQWQAFLALPKEMFAASTHVTPEDLAPTLARYQTVATNPQYRALAQRPEFQSVYGLLQHYHRSLQPDDAKVQLPPPPAMH; this is translated from the coding sequence ATGTCCACGCGTTTTTTCATCGGCGTTCGATACGTCACCGCGGTTTTGGTTTCGGCCTGTCTTTTCACGTCGTCACGGGCGAACGCCCAAATGCGTGAAGAACAAACGGTGCAGCAGGCTCAAGCGGTGCTGAACGAAACGATGGCCAATGCGGCGACACGGATCCCCGCGTCGATGCTTAGCGGTGCCCATGCCGTGGCAGTCATTCCGGGCGTGATCAAAGGCAGCTTTGTCGTCGGTGCCCGGCACGGCCGCGGGGTACTGTGCGTCCGCGACGCGGCCGGGCCCTGGCATGCCCCGGTCTTCATCACTTTGACCGGCGGAAACGTCGGATGGCAAATCGGTGTCAATTCGTCCGACATCGTGCTGGTGTTCAAAACCGCACAGAGCGTTCAAGGAATTTTGGACGGCAAGTTGACGTTGGGCGCGGACGTGGCGGCCGCCGCCGGCCCGCTGGGCGGACAAGCCAGCGCGGGAACCGACGGCCGTTTGCAAGCGGAAATCTATTCGTACGCTCGCACACGCGGGCTGTTCGCCGGGGTGGCCATCGACGGTTCCGTGATCAAAATCGATCAACTGGCCACGGGCGCCTATTACCGCAGCGCCGGTCCGGGCCAACCCGTCATCGTGCCCCCGACGGCTCAGCAACTGACCCAATCCATCGCGGCTTTGACGGGCACCAACACACCACCGGTTGCACCCGCCGGCGCGATTCCCACCGCACCGGTCCCGGGCCAACCCGCCGCCGGACTGGGATTTGTCGATCAGTTCGCAACACATGAATCGGACGTGTTGCGGGACGAGTTGACAAAGATTGCACCGGAGCTGTTCGATCTGGTCGATCCGCAATGGCAGGCATTCTTGGCTTTGCCCAAAGAGATGTTTGCCGCATCGACACACGTGACTCCTGAAGACCTGGCACCGACGCTTGCCCGCTATCAGACCGTGGCCACCAACCCGCAATACCGTGCCTTGGCCCAACGACCGGAATTCCAGTCGGTGTACGGGCTGTTGCAACACTATCACCGTTCGCTGCAGCCGGATGATGCGAAGGTGCAGTTGCCCCCGCCGCCGGCGATGCACTGA